One segment of Carassius auratus strain Wakin chromosome 2, ASM336829v1, whole genome shotgun sequence DNA contains the following:
- the LOC113110581 gene encoding probable G-protein coupled receptor 148 produces the protein MNQPFIVNISENWNNIMMSRHMNLFLIPTVLLTSVTLLVNPILSLCILCFPSLRQENRYLLLANILFTDMLFLTINLTMVSCNSMGLHMPHWLCKFMMASMVMAYSTSVLTITLMVVDTYVAVRWPLRYKEIFTPSRARKIIMSLWVLAAGCPISLLVMFEVVMDHYKQSLPVCLVLIAVLSLEQRKVGVHSFLISAVSLCTVLVVYCYIHLYIITKTSGIWRGRYSRARMTLLAHTLLLMLYFVPPLVFAVELALLKRDNSDEVGVWINLVNMCVLMLLPRCCTPYLYILRYREIYRTVQRVLWKKRPQSQRSAA, from the coding sequence ATGAATCAGCCTTTCATTGTTAACATCTCTGAGAATTGGAACAACATAATGATGAGCAGACACATGAATCTGTTCCTCATCCCTACGGTTCTGCTAACCTCGGTCACGTTGCTGGTCAACCCCATTCTGTCCCTTTGCATTCTGTGTTTTCCTTCGCTACGTCAAGAGAACCGCTACCTACTCCTTGCTAACATACTCTTCACCGATATGCTCTTCCTCACCATAAACCTTACGATGGTCTCCTGTAACTCAATGGGCCTGCACATGCCCCACTGGTTGTGTAAGTTTATGATGGCGAGCATGGTAATGGCATATAGCACCTCTGTGCTCACTATCACACTGATGGTTGTCGACACGTATGTGGCGGTACGGTGGCCATTACGTTACAAAGAGATTTTCACACCATCTCGGGCCAGGAAGATAATCATGAGCTTGTGGGTGTTGGCCGCAGGGTGTCCCATCTCTTTGCTAGTGATGTTTGAGGTGGTGATGGACCATTACAAGCAGAGCCTTCCAGTGTGTTTAGTGTTGATAGCGGTGCTCTCATTGGAACAGAGGAAGGTTGGCGTTCATTCATTCTTAATCAGTGCTGTCAGCCTCTGCACTGTTCTTGTTGTGTACTGTTACATCCATCTCTACATCATCACCAAGACTTCTGGCATATGGCGCGGTCGGTACTCTCGTGCGCGTATGACACTTCTGGCACACACTCTGTTGCTCATGTTGTATTTTGTACCCCCGTTGGTCTTTGCGGTCGAGCTGGCTCTTTTAAAGCGAGATAACTCGGATGAGGTGGGAGTGTGGATTAACTTGGTGAACATGTGCGTGTTGATGTTGTTGCCACGCTGTTGCACACCTTACCTGTACATCCTGCGCTATCGCGAGATTTACAGGACTGTCCAGCGAGTGTTGTGGAAGAAGAGACCCCAAAGTCAGAGGAGTGCTGCCTAG